The Streptomyces sp. NBC_01276 genome contains the following window.
CCGTCGTGGACGGCGGCGGCCGGGTTCTGATCACCGACGTGCTGGAGGCGGAGGGCGCCGCGACCGCGGCGAAGCTCGGCGACGCGGCCCGCTTCCTGCGGCACGACGTGACCAGCGAGGACGACTGGCAGGCGGCCCTGGAGCACGCGGTCGCCGAGTTCGGCCGGATCGACGGGCTCGTCAACAACGCGGGCATATCCACCGGCCGGTTCCTGGAGCACGAGAGCGTCGAGCACTTCCGCCGGGTCGTCGAGATCAACCTGGTCGGCGTGTTCATCGGGATCAAGGCGGCGATCCCGCTGCTCCGGGCGAACGGCGGCGGTTCCATCGTCAACATCTCCTCCGCGGCCGGGCTCACCGGACTCGCCCTCACCGCCGGGTACGGGGCCTCCAAGTGGGGCGTGCGCGGCCTGTCGAAGATCGGCGCGGTCGAGCTCGCCGAGGCGGGGATCCGGGTGAACTCGGTGCACCCGGGCATGACGCTGACCCCGATGACGGCCCCTATCGGCATCCAGGCCGGCGAGGGCAACTACCCCGGCGCCCCCCTCGGCCGGGTCGGTGTCCCCGAGGAGATCGCCGCCGCCGTCGCCTTCCTGCTCTCGGACGCCGCCGGATACGTGACCGGCGCCGAGCTGGCCGTGGACGGCGGCTGGACGGCCGGCCTGACGGTGAAGTACCTGACCGGCCAGTGACGGGGCGTGCGGCTGTGCGGACGACTTCTGCCAGAGCATCCGGGGTGCCCGGCACGCACGTGCCGGGCACCCCCTACGGCCCGGCTTCCGCAACGTGCCCCTGCTCCCCGACCGGGGCATGCTGATCCTCGACGTCCTCCACGGCCGGATCGAGTACGTCGAGGTCCCGGACCGGCCCGAGTACCGCCTGCCGTTCTCCTCGCCGTCCCCCTCACCGTCCCCGCGGGACGGCGCTGAGGGGGAGAACCCCTGTCCGTAACGCGGGGGCGCGACCCGTGTAACACCCCCGGAGCAGGCTGGACGCATGTCCACGCCGGAAGCCGCCGCCCCCACCGCCACCCACTGCCCGTACTGCGCGCTCCAGTGCGGGATGCTGCTGCGTCCCACCCCGGACGGCACCACGGTGACGGTCGAGGAGCGGGCCGACTTCCCCGTCAACCGGGGCGCGTTGTGCGGCAAGGGCCGCACCGCCCCCGCCGTGCTCTCCTCCCGGGTGCGCCTGACCGAACCGCTCGTCCGCACCCACGCCGGGCGGCTCGTCCCGGCCACCTGGGAGGAGGCCCTCGACGTCGTCGCCGCGGGCCTCGCCCGCACCGCCCGCGCGCACGGCCCCGACGCGGTCGGCGTCTTCGGCGGCGGCGGGCTGACGAACGAGAAGGCGTACGCCCTCGGCAAGTTCGCCCGCGTCGCCCTGCGGACCTCCCAGATCGACTACAACGGCCGGTTCTGCATGTCCTCGGCCGCCGCCGCGCACCAGCGGGCGTTCGGGCTCGACCGCGGCCTGCCCTTCCCGCTGGAGGACGTCCCGCGCACCGGCTGCGTGATCCTCGTCGGCTCCAACCTGGCCGAGACCATGCCCCCCGCCCTGCGCTATCTCACCGAGCTCAAGGCGAACGGCGGCACCCTGATCGTCGTGGACCCGCGCCGCACGCGCACCGCCGAGCAGGCCGACCTGCACCTGGCCCCGCGCCCCGGCACCGACCTCGCCCTCGCCCTCGGGCTGCTGCACCTGGTGGTCGCCGAGGGCCGCACCGACGAGGAGTTCATCGCCGCGCGCACCACCGGCTGGGAGGAGGCGCGGGCCGCCGCCATGGCCCACTGGCCGGAGCTGGTGGAACGGATCACCGGGGTACCGGTGCCCCGGCTCCGCGAGGCGGTGGGGATGTTCTGCGACGCCCCCTCCGCCATGGTCCTCACCGCGCGCGGCCCGGAACAGCAGTCCAAGGGCACCGACACCGTCGGCGCCTGGATCAACCTCTGCCTCGCCACGGGCCGGGCCGGCCGCCCCCTGTCCGGCTACGGCTGCCTCACCGGCCAGGGCAACGGCCAGGGCGGCCGCGAGCACGGCCAGAAGGCCGACCAGCTCCCCGGGTACCGCAAGCTCACCGACCCGGCGGCCCGCGCGCACGTCGCGGGGGTCTGGGGAGTCGACCCCGACACCCTGCCAGGCCCCGGACGCAGCGCCTACGAACTCCTCGACGCCCTCGGCACCGACGTACGGGCCCTGCTCCTGATGGGCTCCAACCCGGTGGTCTCCGCACCCCGCGCCGCCCACGTGGAGGAACGCGTCCGCGCCCTGGACTTCCTCGCCGTCGCCGACGTCGTCCTCTCCGAGACGGCCGCCCTCGCGGACGTGGTCCTGCCCGTGACCCAGTGGGCGGAGGAGACCGGCACCACCACCAGCCTGGAGGGCCGCGTCCTGCTGCGCCGCCGCGCCCTCACCCCGCCGCCCGGGGTCCGCAGCGACCTGGAGGTGCTGCACGGGCTCGCCGGCCGCCTCGGAGTGGAGAAGGGCTTCCCCACCGACCCGGAGGAGGTCTTCGAGGAACTCCGCCGCGCCTCCGCCGGCGGCCCGGCCGACTACTCCGGCATCTCCTACGCCCGCGTCGAAGCCGAACAGGGCGTCTTCTGGCCCTGCCCCGAGGGCTCGCCGGGAGAGCCCCGGCTCTTCCTGGACCGCTTCGCCACCGACGACGGCCGGGCCCGTTTCGTGCCCGTCGCCCACCGGGACGCCGCCGAGACCCCCGACGCCGACTACCCCCTGCTGCTCACCACCGGCCGGGTCGTCGCCCAGTACCAGTCCGGCGCCCAGACCCGCCGGGTGCCCGAGCTCAACGCCGCCGCGCCCGGCCCCTTCGTGGAACTCCACCCGCGCCTGGCAGCCCGGCTCGGGGTGAGCGACGGCACCCCGCTCGCGGTGACCTCCCGCCGGGGACGGGCGGTGGCCCCGGCCCGCGTCACCGACACCATTCGGGCCGACACGGTGTTCATGCCGTTCCACTGGCCGGGGGAGGGGCGCGCCAACTCCCTCACCAACCCCGCCCTGGACCCCGTCTCCCGGATGCCGGAGTTCAAGGTGTGCGCGGTCCGCGTCGAGCCGGCGTAGCCCGCCCGACGGTACCGAGACCATCTCTTGCCGCAGTCTTGGCCGACGCTTTGGCGCGGGGTCGAGAGCCCCGAACTACCGTTC
Protein-coding sequences here:
- a CDS encoding glucose 1-dehydrogenase, whose translation is MAVVDLSGKVVVITGGARGLGAAVAQAVVDGGGRVLITDVLEAEGAATAAKLGDAARFLRHDVTSEDDWQAALEHAVAEFGRIDGLVNNAGISTGRFLEHESVEHFRRVVEINLVGVFIGIKAAIPLLRANGGGSIVNISSAAGLTGLALTAGYGASKWGVRGLSKIGAVELAEAGIRVNSVHPGMTLTPMTAPIGIQAGEGNYPGAPLGRVGVPEEIAAAVAFLLSDAAGYVTGAELAVDGGWTAGLTVKYLTGQ
- a CDS encoding molybdopterin oxidoreductase family protein; its protein translation is MSTPEAAAPTATHCPYCALQCGMLLRPTPDGTTVTVEERADFPVNRGALCGKGRTAPAVLSSRVRLTEPLVRTHAGRLVPATWEEALDVVAAGLARTARAHGPDAVGVFGGGGLTNEKAYALGKFARVALRTSQIDYNGRFCMSSAAAAHQRAFGLDRGLPFPLEDVPRTGCVILVGSNLAETMPPALRYLTELKANGGTLIVVDPRRTRTAEQADLHLAPRPGTDLALALGLLHLVVAEGRTDEEFIAARTTGWEEARAAAMAHWPELVERITGVPVPRLREAVGMFCDAPSAMVLTARGPEQQSKGTDTVGAWINLCLATGRAGRPLSGYGCLTGQGNGQGGREHGQKADQLPGYRKLTDPAARAHVAGVWGVDPDTLPGPGRSAYELLDALGTDVRALLLMGSNPVVSAPRAAHVEERVRALDFLAVADVVLSETAALADVVLPVTQWAEETGTTTSLEGRVLLRRRALTPPPGVRSDLEVLHGLAGRLGVEKGFPTDPEEVFEELRRASAGGPADYSGISYARVEAEQGVFWPCPEGSPGEPRLFLDRFATDDGRARFVPVAHRDAAETPDADYPLLLTTGRVVAQYQSGAQTRRVPELNAAAPGPFVELHPRLAARLGVSDGTPLAVTSRRGRAVAPARVTDTIRADTVFMPFHWPGEGRANSLTNPALDPVSRMPEFKVCAVRVEPA